The DNA window CAGACGGGGGATACACAAAGGAAGAACTCCAGGAGTACCTCGAGTTTGCGATGGAAGGCCGACGACGGGTGAAAGAGCAACTCAAGCGAATGGGCGGGATGGAGTACAGAGCAGTCAACTTCTCCTACACCGATTTAGATACTCGCGAGGAGATCTTCGTCACCGTCCCAGAGGAAGCAGAGGAGACACTCATCCCCCAGGGATCCCAACAACCAGGCTCGATATACACAATCGGGAATTCGGAGTCCAGTAATGCGGTCTTCCGGATTGAAACGCAGGCGCTGCCGGGGAAAGGGAAGAAAAGCATCTCAGGCACCCCTGGCTCTGCAATGAAAGAAGAGTTCCAGACGGCCTACGACTACCTCAAAGCAAATATGCGGGAGCTCTCTCGAGACGAAACTCTCGACGATCACGATATTAAAATTCAGGTGTTGAACCCTTCAGAGGCATCTGAAGGGACGGCTACCAGCGTCGGGTTCTTAGTAGGGATAATCTCCAGTATCCTCGATCGTCCAGTACGGCCTCGGCTTGTCGTACTTGGAAGCATGAGCCTCATGGGTGAACTCGTCGAAGCGAGTTCGCTCGTCGATAAGCTTCAGCTAGCAGTCGATTCAGGAGCAGGAACCGTACTACTTCCTGCGAAAAATAAAGACAGCTTTAGCAAGATTCCAGATGAAATTCTGGATGAGTTAGAACTGGTCTTCTATACTGATCCTATTGAAGCGGCGAGTAAGGCACTCCAGTTGGAATAGCTCTATGAGAGCTGTGCGATTAATAAAACTGGATGAAAGCTCGGTATGATATTTGAAATATACGGAATTAATACTCTTCGTAAACTGTTGCTGACAGTGCATGCCCATTACATTTTGAGAGGACTCACATCACTATTGGCGCAACTCCATACTCGTGTTCGCGTTGTGTTTTGCGCGCCTGAACAGGGTGCAGGCGCGTCAGAGAAAATGCCTGCGTGAAAACCCAATGACACAGCGAACGACACGGACTCCCGAACACGGAAAGACGGCATGTTTGAATTCGGCCTGGAAAACCCAACGTCAACAGTATACTGCTCGCCGGCGTGCGCCATTTCGCACCAGGACCAGGTCCGACTCGAGATCGAGAGGGCACAGTCATGATTCTCGAGGTTCAGCAGACTCGAGGACACCACGTTGTACTCGGCGTCGACGAAGAGTTCTGCGAGACAGTCGTTACGGCCTGCGAGCTGCGAAGTGAGTGGTTCGAATCACATGGTGACGAAGAAGTCGGAAAGCGACTGGACGTGATCGCGACGATCTGGATGGTTGGATGTCGACATGGGCGTGTCCACACCCGAGTAGCGTGGCTGGCACTCGCGGCTGATGCCAGTGAGTGGTACGCTCAGTCGCTTCAGAGAACTCGAGAGAATGAACTTACTCGTCGAGCGAAAGTCGCGCACCGACAGTTGAGGAGTGTACTCCAAGAGCATCGACGAATGATTGGATACGAACTCTGAAGGAGATAAAGGTAGGGCCACTGTCTCGAGGCGCTAACATCGAGATTCTGGAAACAGTGGTGTCTTGTTGAGAATCGAGTTACCCCCACAGAATGAGTCATCGTACTTCGTGGGCTAACCAATACCATGACTGCCACCAGTGAAATCCTATCGCTTGTCTGTACTGGCTTCGTCCGCTAACTGGAGACGAAATCGTAGAACCACCAGCTATTGTTAACCAACAAAGGATGGTTATCCCGGCGTCTGTTGGTTAAATACGTGGGGTGAATACACCTCATGTGCGATCTGAATTACTGAGAGAAGTCTACAAGGAGCACCTCTATCGATTTGTTCTGGAATAATCCGTTAGAGAACGCACCCCCTATCGATTTGTTCAGGGAAGCCAAGTCGGCAGGGACACACCCCTATCGACTTGTTTTTCGCACTCACTGAGAATCGTTGCGAGGTTGAGCCTGTACTACCGCTCAGAGTTCATCACCATGAACGTCGTTAAACCGAGAGTCTTCACGAAAGGTGTCCATGATCGTTACAGGGCTCTCAGCAAACAAGAACTCGAGATAACTGCCTGAGTGTGGGCCCTGCTTTTGCATTCGGATTCGACGAACGAGTATGTCGATAGCTCCTTCATCTTGTTGACGTACGTTTTTGGTGATACAGTCGACTTTTACACATCGATGACGGGGGGTGGGCCGCAGCGATATACTTCGCCACCGGCTCAAGCCAAGAGCTGAAAGAAGGGCGAATATGAGGGGTAGAACAAATGACATGGGGAGATATACATCGACGGAGGTCAAGTTTTTTAGTACCCCCGCCATATAGCAGAGGTATGGACGGCAGCAATCAAGGTGGCACTGATCAACCTACGATAGAAGGGGAAACGACACAATCAGAGACAGAGGAAAAGCCCGACGTCACCCAGGACAATTTCGCTGCCGACAACGCGCCTCTCGGCCTTCCCGAAGGCGCCTCTGACGAGAGTACGCAGCAGTCGATCCGGGATATGCTCAACGAGGACGGGAGTGGGTCAGTATTCGTCAACCGTGATCTCGTCGAGCCCGACACCATCATCGATGAAGAGCGGATCGTCGGTCGCGACGATCAACTTGAATCAGTCGTGTCATTCCTGAGGCCGACACTGCAAGGAAACCGGCCGCCGAATATGCTCCTCTACGGCCCTGCTGGAACTGGGAAGTCACTCATCATCGGTGCTGTGACACAGCAGATCGTCGAACTCTGCAAGTCGAAGGGTGAGAACTTCGGTGTCGTCGATATCAACTGCCAGCCGATCAACACTCTTGACCAGGCTGTCTACGAACTCGTCCAGACAGTTGCAAAAGACATTGACGCAAAAGTGGGCGTGCCCGAAACTGGCGTGTCGACTAAGCGCAAGTACCGACGTCTCTACGAACTTATCAACGAACACTACGACTCGGTCATCTTCATCCTCGACGAGATCGACCTTCTGGTGGGACGCCGCGCCAACGACGAACCCGCTTACTCGAAATTGCTCTATCAGCTCTCGCGAGCCAGCAACACAAACGAGATCGAGGGACGAGTTTCCGTCGCAGTGCTGACGAACGATCCGAAGTTCATGGAGGACATCGACGGGCGTGCCGAGAGTTCGTTCAATCCTCGAGACGTCTACTTCCCAGATTACGATGCAAATCAGCTGCGCGAGATTCTCCGGAATCGTCGCGATGCCTTCCGACCGGATGCACTCTCCGATGACGTAATCCCACTCGTTGCTGCCTTCGCAGCGCAGAGCCACGGGGATGCTCGGAAAGCCATCGACCTGTTTCGTGGCGCCGGCGACCTTGCCGACGAACGCGGAGACGACAGTGTCGAAGAACACCACGTCCGCGAGTCTCAGGAGGAAATCGACAAGGATCGGTCGCTGAAGCTCGTTGAGGGACTCACAACTCAAAAGAAGATCTCGTTGTATGCTACCGCCGCAGTGGCCCATTACTCGAAGCGCTCGGGAAACTCTGTTCCGAGCCCAGTTGGTTTCAAAGTGTATCAGTGGGTGACCGACGAACTCGACACAGATCAGATGACTCGGGAGACATACGTCAAGTACGTCAAGGAGCTTTCTACGTACGGACTGATTTCGACGTCGAGGAAGAGTCGGGGTCGCGGTGGTGGGATGTATATGGAGTTCACCTTCACGGGTGATCCCACAGGGATCATGAACCGGCTCACTGAGGATACTCGATTAGAGAGTATTGCTGACCAGGAAGAATTCCTTCGAACGGTGGTCAACGCACAACTGAATGAGTTCCACCAGGACTAAGATAGGCGATCTTCGTGAAGCTAGAGTGTAGACACCCCCCCCGTCGTCGATGTGTAATTCTTGACCTCTCCCCCCGTCATCGAAGTGTAAATGTTCTCGATGCGATGGCTGGATTCTCGAAACCGAGCAAGGATGATTCGATATTAGTGAACGTAAATTCCAGGCCACTCCAAAGAGGGTGTGCTCTCATGAGGATTTACTGGTTTTGAGAGATGCGTTCGTCCAAATGAGGCGAAGTGGGTCACAGACGAATCTTGACTCGTGATTCAACCCTCCCTCTCCGTCATCGATGTGTAAACCACCGATGTAAGAAGGGTAGAGACGATGAAACGAACGGTCTCAACCATGGGAAAGGATCCAACTGCAGCGATATCAGGAAAAGAAAGTATAGAATAACGGTCGACGATAGCAATCTACCTTGTTCGGTCAGCTGGAGTGATACTCCACATAACACTCACTCTAGGTCCATTGCGGCTCTGGTTTATTCGGAGGTTACTTAAAACTTTGCCAGATCAAAGGTATAAGTTTCATATATGGTATTTCTGGGTGTTAAGACCTCTCGCCCGTGTTTACGACGGCTCCGCCTATTTTCGACGGTCTCGTTTACTAACCCCGGCCTCTTCTCACGCTTTTACACATCGATGACGGGGGGAGAGGGTCATCCTTACCAGTCTCGCCAAATATCCAAGGTCACTACCCCACCCTACTTCGCTCGGCCTGACGGCCTCGTTTGTGGAGGAGCACTAGGTTTATACAGCTCGCAGCGCTTCCTTCATGTATGAGCCTCGAAGAGACAGTCGATCACCTCGCTGAGGAACTCGACCTCGAGCGAAGTGACCACGTCCGAGAGGTCGGTCAGTCGGTCGCAGAGCTTCGCGACTGATCGAAACAGTTCTCTGAAATCTCGTTCGACGAGCCCAGATTCCAGATAATCGATGAACTCCGGCTTTGTCGGCCCCGCTTCCTTCAGGAGATCGCCTCGCTCTGTGCGTTCCAAGACTGCACAAGCAAACTCCGTACAGTGGTCTTCGTGCCGAGTGGCGTACGTCGACAGTGCATCACGCCAGTGCATATCAACTCCTGGATAGAAACAGTCCGTCTCGGAACGAAAGTGAAGGTAACGAGCAACGGTAGGAGACTATACTGGCCCAAATTATGCGGTGTGAAGGGCGTGATCAGATCTATAGCGGTATAGGATCGTTTCGGGCGGACTGTACCTCCGGACGTCGTTCTGTGACGTCAGTTGTGGTGTGGGCGGCGCTGTTTGGCGATTCAGCAGACTCCATCAGATGGAGACTCTCTCTGTGGCGTCATCAATGCCCATCTTCGTCGACCGAGTGGCAGAGCTTACTCCCACGTGAAATCCTTCGCTGTTTTCTTGTGTACCTGCTTCGCTGGTGTGTATTCGGTCCTTTTTTCGTGATATCCGTATTCAGGAACGACGACCGCAGCCTTTCCGACGGGTCGATCAGTCGTGTAAAGGCTGGTCTTGATCGTCTCGTTGGTCTCGAACAAACGTCCATTTCTTCGGCAATATTGGGTGTGATTGTGTGTCACTATCAACCTCCGCACGGTAAGAGAAAACGCCCCTGAAGCTTCAATGACGATTCTTCGGGGCTAAGCACCCACCTACCACCGGAAAGGAATCCCCACCCTTTCCTTTTCGTGTCAGCACAAACTCGTATTACTCAGCCCCGCTCATGGACGGGTCGTGGAGTTCGAATGGATAGGAATAGCGCGGGGTGACAATGATGTGGTAGCTGGTTGGCTATGAGGGCGACGTTGGCAACGACTAACCCCCTCCCCCGCGCTGTTAGAGAATTGGTCCCAGTGAACGTAACCGAATTGGCCGCGTCGGCCCGCCCTACCCAAACTCACCAGTCTGTGTTATCACGGTTCCACTGCCATCAACAGGAGGGTAGAGGTACGAAACGTCCGCTTTCAATCGATCAACCAGGTCCTGAGCGTGGTGCGCGTTCTTTGCACCATGAGATTACCATGCCCCTTAACGGCGCTTGCTGGAGGGAGGATTAGTGTCACTGCTCCTCGCTTTTCACGTCCGCCAGTAGGACGGAGTCAATAGCACCAACACCGGAATGATCTCGATCCGCCCGACCCACATAAGGAAGATCATGACAAGCTTCGTTGACTGGGGGAACGGATCATAGCTTTCGAGTGGGCCTGCGATACCGAACGCTGGTCCGATATTAAAGAACGTTGCTGCTGCAGCACTCATCGCCTCAAACTCCGAGACTGTTAATTGTACCCGGGAAGCGTCGATCACGACGAAAATCGTCGCCAGAATGAAAAACACGAGGCTCACGAGGGTGTACGCATAGATATCCCGAATCGTCTCTTCGTCGATGACGGATCCACTCAGTCGGACTGGGCGAATCGCGCTTGGACTAGCTGCCGTAAACAGGTCGCGTCGAAACGCCTTCACGACGACCAACCAGCGCAGAGTTTTAATCGAACAGGTCGTACTGCCGGCCATTCCACCGATGAACATACAGACGAACAGGAGGTGTTTGGGCCCCGCCGACCAGAGGTTGAAGTCTGTGCTCGCGTAGCCAGTGGTTGTTACGATTGAGACAACTTGAAAGATAGCGTGTCGAGCGATCTCTTCGAGGTTCGTGTATGGCCCGCCATTCGCGAACAACATCCCACCAACACCGAGGGAAAAGAATCCGAGGATCGCGACGTAGAACCGAAACTCGTCGCTGTTCCGGAGCCGGTCAAAGTTTCCTTGGAAGACGAAGTAGAGTAAAACGAAACTGGTTGCACCGATCGCCATAAACGGAATAATCACCCACTGCACAGCAGGAGAGAAAGCAGCGATACTGTCCCCCCGCGGTGAAAAGCCACTCGTCGAAATCGTCGTGAACGCGTGCGCAATAGCATCGTACAACGTCATCTCCGGGGCATATCCGACTAGGTGAAGCCCGTAGAGAACCGCCACCTGAAGCCCGGTCAGACCGATATAGAGCTTCCAGAGAAGGGCGGCTGTTTCCGAAATTTGGGGGGTGAGTTTGTTGACGTCCTGTGTCTGGGTTTCGGTCTCCATGAGCTGTGCCCCACCGACGGATAGCTGGGAGAGGACCGCCGTCGCTAGCACAAGAATTCCGAGCCCACCGAGCCACTGAAGGACCGCTCGCCACATGAGGATGGCCCGTGAGTGGCGTTCGAAATTTACGACGACCGTCGCCCCGGTCGTCGTGACGCCGCTCATACTCTCGAAGAGCGCGTTCACAGGTTCTGCGAGTGTGCCTTCCCCAGCCAGCAGAAATGGAACGGCACCGACGAGAGCGATGCTCAGCCACGTCAGGGAGACCATCAGAAACGCCTCTCGTGCACGGAGGTCACGCTCGTCGGTCAGCTGTTCGAGACCGAGTCCGAGAAGTGCTGTGCCAAATATCGGGAGGACGAACGGGAGCAGTGCCGTTCCGTCGTAGAGAGCGATTCCGAGTGGGAGTAGTAACGGCACCCACAACCATTTGAGAATCGTTCCAACTAACCGGCAGCTTACCCGCCAGTCGACGCGAACACTCATACGACAGCCATTACGTCAGAAAGTGCATCTGCAGCAACGAAGAGGACGACGTGGTCGCCGGGTTCAACCACGGTATCGCCACGAGGAACGACGAACTCTTTGTTGCGAGTAATCGCGCCAATAACGACTTCAGCAGGGAGTTCCGGAACACTTTCGTGGATGGACCGACCCGCCAGGACGCTCTCCTTGTCGACCTCGATTTCCAAAACCTCGGCTTGTCTATCTTCGATGAGCGAGAGGTTTTCGATCTTGCCTTCCTGTGTGAAACGGACGATTTCCTCAGCAGTTGATTCACGTGGGCTGATGGCGACATCAATCCCAACAGCCTCGAACAGTTCGGCGTTGTCGCCTGCTTCAACGACTGCGACTGTTCGCGGCACACCGATATTCTTTGCAAGTAATGATACGAGGAGATTCTTTTCGTCGCTTTCAGCTGTCGCGATCACCGCATCTGCATCGTCGATGTTCTCACCGATGAGGTAGTCTATATCCGTGGCGTTGTGCTCCATCACGACAGTGTCTGGGAGAATCTCGGCAAGTTGATGGGCACGGTCGCTTGACTGCTCGATTAGCCGCGGATTGAGCCCACGTTCCTCGAGGAGTTTTGCCGTGTGGTATCCTATATCGCTCCCACCAATTACAACAATATCCTGTGCTTCGTTCGAAGCTTCAGCGGGGACAACCGTCTTCGAAAACACTTGGACGCTGTCTGGTCGGCCAATAACGATCACCCGGTTGTCGGCTTCGATCCGCGTCTGCCCACGGGGAATCACTACATCCCCATTACGGACCAATGCAGCAAACGTGAGCGCCTCGAACTGGTCCGCCTCTTCGACAATCTGCCCAACAATCTCACTCTCTGCCGAGACTTCGAACTCGGACATCTGGACAAGACCCCCAGCGAAGGGGTCGACATCGACTGCTGCCGGGAGACTGACCACCCGAACGATGTCGTTGGCAGTTAAGAGATCAGTCGAAACCATGAAATCGACATCGAAAGCCCCCTCTGACTGGGTCCACGTCTCGAGGAAATTCGCGTTCCGGACTCGGGCGATCGTAAAGGCGTCGGCTACGGTCTTTGCTGTCATACACGTAACTAGGTTGATTTCATCATCATCCGTACTAGCGATGAGCATATCCGCCTTCTCAACACCGGCTTCCTGAAGAACCTCGAGCGATGTACCATCACCTTCTATCGCCAAGATACCGCGGGAATACGTGAGCTCCTCGACCTTATCGGGGTCGACATCGATGACGATGACGTCATGACTTTCAGTAAGGCTGGCAGCAATATTCGACCCAACCTCACCGGCCCCGACAACGATCACTCGCATTGGCTCATCCTCGGAGGACTCATTACCGCTATCTAACGGTGGAACCATACTAAAATGTCTTTTTCTCATTCGATCAACACTCGATAATGGTGACGTCGTCGATGGTCACGCTGATGAGGGTGTCGATTACGATCTCACAGTTATGAGGCGACCCGGGAGAGTGTTGTTCAGCAGCTGCTGTTTGACGTGATTCCGAAAGCTATCGGAAAACGTTCTTCCACTATCGGAATCATAACTTAATGTCATCTCAACCGTGCCATCGTGGCTAAACAAATGGACGGAGAAGCTCCGTTATTGGGTAGCTGGTACCGTTTTTCCCTATGGAGCTCGGGAGTGATCGGTTTGTAATGGACGGCTCTGTTGGAATCCTTGGCCAATGATAGATATATGTGACCGTGCTGAATACAGAGCGCGAATCGGTCACTCCTCGTTCAGTGAGAAGCGGCGATACAGATTGGTCGATACAACCTGTGGAGAGTATGGCCGCTCAGTCGTCAAGATATGGTTTCTCAACATGTGGGTCGCCCCCAATAAGCGTCGTCAGCCACCGAGTGACGGTATCGAACAACGCAACGAGTGGACCCAGTGCGCGTTCGACGTACGAAATCGGGCGGGCGACGCGGAGACTCCAGGACTCTGCATGGCCGAGCCCGTAGGATTTCGGCACGATTTCTCCGAAGACGAGGATTAGAACGCTGACGCTGAGTGTTGCTATTACGACGGCGAACCCAGGGGGAACGAACCGTGCAACAAGAAGTGTGATGATGCTGGTGATGGCGATGTTAACGAGGTTGTTCCCGACCAGCAGTGTGACGAGGAGTCGATGCGGGTTCGCACGGAGTTGTTGGAGCGTACGACTATCTCGTGTACTATTTTCGGGAGTAGTCTCCACCCATTCATCCGGGAGCGAAAAGATCGCTGACTCACTGCTGGAAAAGAACGCACTCAATGACAATAGAATCACGACTGCGAGAAGGGACGGTACCAAGAACAAGTATGTACTCATGTTTGACTCCTACAAAGGGAGGTGTATGAATACCGGTGGTTGATTCGCAAGCGTAGTGAGCGGGTGGTCCAACTTTCTCAACGTGAAACAAACACAGCAATCGTGCTGTACCCTCTGTATTCAGCACGCGCCTTCTATCCATTTCCAAGGACTTCAACAGAGCCTAATGGACGGTCTTTACCGACGGCCCATCGAATGGAGGGTATGAGAACGGAAGACCCGTTGGATATCGAGTACCGATCTCACGACCGGGTACAAAAGCTCACAGACGTTGTCCGATTCTGTGTCGAGGATATCAGCTTGTCGTTCGATCGCTGGGATGAACCCTACATTACTGGCCCAGGACTATACTTTGCCATTATCTCTGGATACACGGTACGGGATCACGCTGATCCGATGGGAGATAATCGATGGCCAATCTCCAAGTGCCGTGATGTCCTCAACGACGTCGATAGCTTCTACGAAGCGACATCAGACGTTGCTCGCTTACGGGATGGGGCAGTCGTAATAAGTGTGGACGGGATCGTTCAGGAGCAGATGGTTCGGTTTCGGGATTATGCATCCACATCTGATGAAGACAATGGACACACAGTCGAGTATGCCGACTGGATGGGTTCACGCCATATGAGTGCCGCCGACACGTCAGCACGACCTGAAGTCATAACGGCCATCACGCTTAGTGCTGAAAACGGGCGTGTCACCCTTTTTGAGGATGGAGACTATACCACCATGCCTCGGAATGACCTCTACCAAGCGTGGCTATAGTCATTTAATCCCTTAGACCTCCGTCATCTCCCTCTCTTATCAGCCCCTTCAGCCGGATACTGATATTCCTTTTCGGTTTCTGATTGATCCGTAAGAGTTTCATTTGGTGATTCGTCTTCAGCTTCGAGAAAACTGATTTCACGTTGTGGGAAGGGGATAACAATGTCTGCGTCATCGAATTCGTCGTAGACCAGTCGATTAATCTGGTCAATTGCTCGCTGTTCGCTAAATGGATGGGCAACGAAGGCCCAGAGTTCGAAGACGAGCGCAGAATCACCAAATTCGCGGAACATCACTCGTGGTGAGGGTGAGTCGAGGATGAGTGGGATTCTGTCGCAAACGCCAAGGAGAATCTCTTCGACATCTCGGTAGTCTGTTCCATATGCGACTGTAATTGGTACACGGATTCGCTTTCGCCGTTGTGGAGCTGACTCGTTAACGACCGATGCGGAGTTCAACACCGCGTTCGGGACTGTAATTAGGATATTGTCGCGTGTGAGAACCGTCGTACTCCGGATTCCGATGTCAGTGACTGTCCCTCGCTGACCGTCCTCCAAGATAATCACGTCTCCGGTTTTATAGGTGTCGTCGAAATACAGTGAAACACCACCGATCAAATTACCGATAGCTTCCTGTGCAGCCAACCCGAGGATAATTCCGATGATCCCTGCCGAAGCGAGAAACGGGGTGACATCAATCTCCCAAATGACGAGGAGGCTGATCCCAGTCCCGAGTACGATGAGGAGCGTCCAGAAGTTCTTGAAGATTGGCGAGAATTCATAGTCATTCTCAGTCGCATTCACGGCCTCGATCCATAGTCCTCCGAAGCGTTTTGCTGTTCGCATCCACAGTACGACGAGTATCGATAGGATAGCGCCGACGAGGAAGTAACTCGATTCGACGACCCCAAGAACGCTTAGACTGAGGTAAATCCCACCGAGAGCCACCGAAACGTACAGAGGCATGTGGATCTCCTGGAAAAAAGCACGGTTGATCGAGTCGTCGGGCCACTGGTCGGATTGGTCCAGGAGTTTATGCCCACTCCACTCGATAAGCCGTGAAAAAAGGTACGAGATGACGAGGATAGCAATGACGAGTACCCACGGCCGATCGCTAAGGGGAATATTGTCGGCGCTTTGGAGTAGAAATTCCGGGCTGTGAGAGATATCGATCATCGCCAATGTCCTGTCCATAGTTGATTCCGGGTATAAGTGTGTAGTGAGTGGTTCTCGAACTCATTTCGGGCTTCCGATTTCCACCAACGTTAGAGACGAGGTATTTCGCGTCGGAGGCGTGTGGTGAGCCGTAACAGTCGAGAGGGGAGATTTCGGTATTCTTGGACCATCAGCACCGAGCTAGCTGATCGTCGCCCTACCTGTTCTGGAAGCGACCCGATAACAGAACGACGGAAGAGGTCTTCGGATGTCGCTCCGAGAACGACGAGATCAGCGTTCTGCGATTGGTCCACTATCGTATCTCCAACAGAGTCACTCTCCACAATTTCTTGAGTGATTACTGGAACGCCCGTGAAGCCGGCGATAACACTGGCTAACATTGTTTCTTTTTCGTCATGTGTTGTTGCCGTCTCGTTAGGTGAGTTGACGATGATAACATGGATCTCTGCATCGTGAACGCGAGCGAGGGAGCCTGCTACGGTTGCTGCTAGGTCGGTGTTCGGACCTCCAGCGATGGGAAGCAGAATACGCTGTAGTTCCTCGTTGTCGTCCATCCGTTTAACGAGTACATCACACGGTGCTTTTCGGAGTACCTGATCAAGATGTGATCCTAGGATGATGTCTCGACGACGTGGGCGCCCTCGCCATCCCATGAGAGTCGTCTCAATGTCTTGTTCCTCTGCTCTGCTGAGGATTCCGCTCGCTATCGAACGAGCAAATCGAATGCGGCTCGTTACCTCGATAGCCTGATCGTTGACGATATCAGCAGCATAGTCGAGAACCTCACGCTCATCATCGATGAGCCGGTTGCCTTCAGAAAGCGGCAACTGCTGGGGAACTCGGACCACCGTCAGCAGTTCAAGTGGACGCCTGGTGTCGGCCGCGATATCTGCAGCTGTCGAAACAAGTTGGTCTGCCGTCTCTGGATTCGAGATCGGAACGAGAATTGAGCCCTGTGTGGTCGTAGTAGTCATTACGTATTGAATGTTCCACACCAGATTTAGGAGTTCGGTCTGAACAATATGTGAGAAAAATAAATTGATTTACAACGATACCGGAGGAGTTCAGCTTTGAATTACTGCTCCTCGCTATCGAAATTCCAAGTCCTCGTGTAACCGGCGTTTGTTCCGTAAGCGCAACTCTTTAAGGGACACGTCTTCGGTGAGTATCGTTCGAATCTTGTCCAGGAGCTGTTCCGAGGCGAGGAAGTCGGGAACGATAGCTCGGCCAGCTCGGCAGCGCCGCCAGTCGAGTGCAAACAGTCCGGTGGCGGACAGATCAGTAGAACGACCGTTGATAAGCATACCAGCGTGCCCCGTAGTGGTTGGGCCATAACAGGGCACGCCAGTACCCCATAGCCGGTAGGGCCTCAAGTAGCTTGTGTGATTATCTGAGTGAACGTTTATCCTCTCTCAATCCATCTGAAATGGAATTCAGCTTTGACAGGAACCGGCTACACGAATCCTTTTCCGTCCCCATCTCTTATCGGGCACGTTCGAAGAATCGGACTTGGGGTTGGGCCATGACTCAGGAAGAACGTATCTCGGAGGCGATTAATCTGCTACAGGAACTCGGGCTCAAGGAGTACGAAGCGCGCTGTTTTCTGGCGCTCACACAGCTGTCCACCGGCACGGCGAAAGAGATTAACGAAATCTCCGAGGTGCCTCGGACGCGAGTGTACGATGCAATCGGTGTACTCGAGTCAGAAGGGTTAGTCGAAGTACAGCACGCGAACCCGCAGCGGTTTCGAGCCGTGGGGATCGACGAGGCGACGCGGACGCTTCGCCGAAAATACGACACCCGTATCGAATCGCTCGAATCGAATCTTCAGACTATTGAGCGGCGAAAACTCGAGGAGGATGACACCCAGCTCCAGGAGGTGTGGTCGCTGATGGGCAACGAAGCGATCGAGTCCCGGACGCTCGACCTCATCGACGAAGCGGAGTCGGAAATCGCCCTGCTCGTCGTCGACGAGGAACTGCTGTCGGACGCGCTGTTCGAGCGCCTCGACGC is part of the Natronosalvus caseinilyticus genome and encodes:
- a CDS encoding universal stress protein → MTTTTTQGSILVPISNPETADQLVSTAADIAADTRRPLELLTVVRVPQQLPLSEGNRLIDDEREVLDYAADIVNDQAIEVTSRIRFARSIASGILSRAEEQDIETTLMGWRGRPRRRDIILGSHLDQVLRKAPCDVLVKRMDDNEELQRILLPIAGGPNTDLAATVAGSLARVHDAEIHVIIVNSPNETATTHDEKETMLASVIAGFTGVPVITQEIVESDSVGDTIVDQSQNADLVVLGATSEDLFRRSVIGSLPEQVGRRSASSVLMVQEYRNLPSRLLRLTTRLRREIPRL
- a CDS encoding TrmB family transcriptional regulator, producing MTQEERISEAINLLQELGLKEYEARCFLALTQLSTGTAKEINEISEVPRTRVYDAIGVLESEGLVEVQHANPQRFRAVGIDEATRTLRRKYDTRIESLESNLQTIERRKLEEDDTQLQEVWSLMGNEAIESRTLDLIDEAESEIALLVVDEELLSDALFERLDAARERDLSILLGGRTASITEQLGTGLPNIRTFETGLDWLTGPTIAHEVAISRILLVDRETLLIGSYYPDADDGKAKEQAVFARGLENGIVVLLRRLVSAGLTTSKDPGKA